A region of the Chlamydia felis Fe/C-56 genome:
GATTTTTTATCTTCTAGTTCTGCATCTGAACAATATTGAATCAAACGAGCGTTGAGGAGCTTTTCTCTTGTTAGCATAGCTAAACGGTCTTCGAACATAGATGTTGGAAGATCAAAATCGACAATGCTTGCCAAAGCATTTTCTGCCTCAGAAAAACGTTGGTGGTGGTGTTTATCTTTTGCTTGATTTTCTAATTGAACACGTAGCTTTTTCTTTAGATCTTCTAAAGATTCGGCTTGTAGCTGACGAGCTTTTTCGTCATCGAGCTCTGGAGCAACTACTTCAATAACCGCATTTACAGTGAATGTTAAAACATCACCGTTTAAAAATGACTGGATGTCTGGAGATGTAATAATTTCAGTTACGCGATGTCCAGAAGAAATGCCTAAAAACTTTTCTTTGAAAGAATCGGTCATTTCTTCTTCGCAAAGTTTGAAGTATTTGTTTTCAAAGATTGCGATAGGGGTGCCCTCTTCATTTTGTTTAGATACATGAAGAGATAAAGATATGAAATCTCCTTCTTGAGAAGGACGTGTTACGGGAGTTTTTGTTGCAAAGAAATAGGAAATATTTAGCAAACCTTTTTCCATTTCTTCGTTGGTAATGTCCTTTATAGGAGCTTCTTCTGGTAAAGCTAATTTGCCCCAGGAAATATCAGAAATTACGGGAAAAGCTTCGTAAGTAAAATCTACTTGACCGCCTTCATTTAAATCCGCTTTGGCTACTGATGTAGATTTGATGGCTTGTGGAGATAAGGGTCTGCGATCTCCTACAGAGGATAAAGCTTGGTAAGTTGACTGAATTAATAATTGATTTAATTCTCTTGAGACTTGACTAGGATAGCGAGAAATAATGATATCATCAGGAGCTTTACCTTTGCGGAATCCAGGAAGAACCACATCTTTTTTTATCTTTTTTATGGCTTGTTTATGAAGCTTGTCTAAGAGTTGTGGTGTGGTTTTTACTTCTGCGGAAACAACGCACCCAGGCTGTTCTTCTATATTAACAGAAAATTGCTCGTTAGAAAAATTTCGCGACACAAGACTACCTTTTGAAGCTTTTCTGGAAGGAAAAGCGGGTGATGAGGCTTGAACTCACGACCTTCACGTTGGCAACGTGGCGCTCTACCACTGAGCTACACCCGCAAGAAAAGTGATATTCTAGATATTTGATGAGTTTTTATCAATGACTAGTCAATTACAAGAGTACTAGTTAATGCAAAAACAGGGTCTAAAATACAAGAGAAAATGGGTGGTAAAATTTTTCATTGATTTAGCGTGGGTAAACAGGTACAAGTAAGCTGATTCAATCAGAACTCCATAATTTAGAGGAGAAATGCTCAATTTTCGCAAATTACGCAGGGATTTTACAGCTAACATTTTGCAAGATGGCAAGGAACTTTTTGATCAAGGAGCTGTGATTAATGCGAAAATCCTGTCTATGAACGGAGAGTCAGTGTGTATAGGAGCACAGATTCGAGGCTTGTATGACAACGTATATGAATGTGAAATAGAAGTCGATCGATCGAAATCCGATACTATAGATTCTAACTGTGACTGCTCTTATAACTACGATTGCCAGCATATAGTGGCGCTACTATTTTATTTGGAGAAGTACTTTAATGAAATGGTAGTGGCTTATTCCCAAGAGGCTAATCTAGAGACAAATCAAGAGATAAATGAGGAAGTTAAAAAAGAACTTCAGGAAACTTTTGTTGTTGCTGCAAGTAGGGAAGAAGAGAGAAAAGATCGCGAGCATCAAAAAGAGATCTTAAGTGAATATATTCACGCGGCTAATGTATTAAGTGCAAATCCATTTTTCCTCCCTCAGGAGTATTTAGAAAAGAACTCTGCGGAACTTGCCGTTTTATTTGTTTCTTCAAGTGATGAGGTGTTCCGCCCAAATCAGCATGTTGAATTTCAATTGGTTTTACGTCTTCCAGGACGTTCTAAGCCATTTTATATTTCAAATATTAAAACTTTCCTTGAAGGAGTTTTGTATCAAGAGCCGATTATTCTTAATGGACGTCGTTTCTTTTTCACAATGCAATCCTTTAATGCTTCAGATCGCAAGCTTATAGATTTACTCATTCGTTACGTTCGTTATGCTAATCAAGCCCCTGAAGAGAAGTTATTAAAATCAGCTTATTTGACGCCCACATCTCTGGGGGTAATTTTAGCTAAGATGCATGAACATCAAATGGCTGATCGAGGGGGAGGACAATCTGGAGAAAAAGAAAGTTTTTCTGGGATGTTCTGTGGGAATCTTGAAGAACCCTTATACTGGTCGGTTTCTCCGGCTAAGATGAAGTTTGATTTAGATTTCTTTGACACTCCCTACAAAGCAGTGTTAATGACACCTTTAATTCTTGTAGATGATGAAACTCTTCAGCCTGAGCAAGCGATTCTTTTAGAGTCTAATGTCCCTGGGATTATTCATAAAAATGTTTATCATCATTTTGCGCTTCAAATTCGACGTGCGCATTTACGCTCTTTCTCAAGATTGCGAGACATTACTATTCCAGAAGCATTGTTCGGTTCTTTCTTAGAAAATGCTCTTCCTGTGTTTAAGGAGTACGCAGAAGTTTCCAATGTCGAAGTTCTAAATTCCTTTGTCACGCTTCCCTATGTTGAGGATATTCATGGCGAATGTAACATCAGTTATTTAGATGGGGAATTAGAGGCGAAGTTGTATTTCATCTACGATTCTCTAAAGATTCCGGCTGCTGCGTTTTCTTTGAAATATCAAGATGTTCGTGCTTTTATTCGTGAGGATGGAATTTTAGCTAGGAACCTTGTTGAAGAGCGTAAGATTATAGAAGAGGTCTTCTCTGGTTTTATTTATGACGAGCGTGATGGGGCTTTTCATGTAAAAAGTGAGAAGAAGATCGTAGAGTTTATGACAGAGACAATTCCCAATAACCAGCACAGGATTACTTTTAACTGTCCTGAGACTCTTTCGGATCAGTTTATTTATGATGAAACAGTCTTTGATCTTTCCTTTAGAGAGGGGACTGAAATCAATACCTATGAAGCGGAGCTTAAAGTTAATGGGTTATTGAAAGGAATTAGCTTAGACTTGCTATGGGATTGCATAAGTGCCAAAAAACGTTTCTTGGAGTTGCCTAAGAAAGGACGCGTCAAAACCTCTCGAAGAGGTAGGTCTGCGGGTTCTGCAAAGCTTCCGTGTATTTTAGTTTTAGATTTAGAAAAAATCTCTCCAGTCATTCAAATCTTTAATGAAATAGGCTTTAAAGTTTTGGATGATTTTGTAGAAAAGTGTCCTTTATGGAGTTTGACGGGTATTTCTCCCGAGCTTTTCAAAGGGTTGCCGGTGAATTTCACAATGACGGACAAACTGGCTGAAATACAAAAGCAAATTCGTGGAGAGGTTGATTTTGCTTTCCAAGATGTTCCTAAACAGATTCAGGCAACATTGCGTAGTTACCAAACAGAAGGAATTCATTGGTTAGAGCGTCTTAGAAAAATGCACCTTAATGGTATTCTTGCTGATGACATGGGGCTTGGAAAGACTTTACAAGCCATTATTGCAATTACACAAAGCAAATTGGAGAAGGGGAAAGGTTGTTCTTTGATAGTCTGCCCTACGTCTTTGGTGTATAACTGGAAAGAAGAATTTCGTAAGTTCAATCCAGAATTTAAGACTATGATTGTTGATGGGGTGCCTTCGTATAGACGTAGGCAGCTTGCAGATTTATCGGATTATGATGTTGCTATCACATCTTACAACCTATTGCAAAAGGATATCGATATTTATAAGGATTTTGTCTTTGACTACGTAGTTTTAGACGAAGCTCATCATATTAAGAACCGAACGACTCGTAATGCGAAATCTGTAAAAATGATTCGTTCGGGGCACAGGTTAATCTTAACAGGTACTCCAATAGAAAATTCTTTAGAAGAATTATGGAGTTTGTTCGATTTCTTGATGCCAGGTTTATTGAGTAGTTACGATCGATTTGTTGGTAAATACATTCGCACAGGCAATTATATGGGCAATAAGACCGATAATATGATTGCTTTGAAGAAGAAGGTTGCTCCTTTTATTCTTCGTCGTATGAAAGAGGATGTGTTAGAAGATTTGCCTCCTGTTTCAGAAATTCTGTATCATTGTCACCTTACAGAGTCTCAGAGAGAGCTTTACCATTCCTACGCTGCTTCAGCTAAGAAAGAGCTTTCTCGTTTGGTTAAACAAGAAGGGTTTGATCGTATACATATTCATGTTCTTGCAACGCTTACGCGTTTAAAGCAAATTTGTTGTCATCCAGCGATTTTTGCAAAAGATGTTCCTGAGCCGGGTGATTCTGCAAAGTATGACTTGCTTATGGATCTTCTTTCCTCTCTTGTGGAAACAGGACATAAGACAGTTCTCTTTAGTCAGTACACTAAGATGTTAAGCATCATTAAAAAGGACTTAGAGGCTTCTGGGGTTCGCTTTGTTTATTTAGATGGTTCCACCAAGAACAGATTAGAGCTTGTTAACCAGTTTAACGAGGATCCAGGATTATTGGTCTTCTTAATTTCGTTAAAAGCTGGAGGCACTGGTTTGAATCTTGTTGGTGCGGATACAGTGATTCACTACGATATGTGGTGGAACCCTGCTGTAGAAAATCAGGCTACGGATCGGGTGCATCGTATAGGACAGAATCGCTCAGTGTCTTCGTATAAGCTAGTTACGTTAAACACCATCGAGGAAAAAATTCTAACTCTCCAAAATAGGAAAAAGAGCCTTGTAAAGAAAGTGATCAACTCTGATGATGAAGTCGTTTCCAAGTTGACTTGGGAAGAAGTGTTAGAATTGCTACAGATATGATGCTATGAGCCCACATCGAAGCTTATTTAAAATAAAAAATCTTTCCAATCGATTGTACAACAAGACTTTAGGCCGTTTTGATAAAGTTTTCAACTTTTTTTCTGGCAATATTGGTATCGATCTAGGAACCGCGAACACCTTGGTGTATGTTCGTGGTCGGGGTATTGTGCTTAGTGAGCCCTCTGTAGTTGCTGTGGATGCTCAAACACACGCAGTCCTTGCTGTTGGTCATAAAGCTAAGGCTATGTTGGGGAAAACCCCACGTAAGATTATGGCTGTCCGTCCTATGAAAGACGGAGTGATAGCGGATTTCGAGATAGCTGAGGGAATGTTAAAAGCGTTGATCAAGCGTGTCACGCCGTCTCGTAGTATGTTTCGTCCAAGAATTTTAATTGCTGTGCCTTCAGGGATTACTGGAGTGGAAAAGCGCGCTGTTGAAGACTCTGCTTTACATGCTGGAGCTCAAGAAGTGATTTTGATAGAAGAGCCAATGGCTGCGGCGATTGGAGTGGATCTTCCTGTCCATGAGCCTGCAGCGAGTATGATTATTGATATCGGTGGTGGAACTACTGAGATTGCTATTATTTCTCTAGGAGGAATTGTAGAGTCGCGTTCTTTGCGTATTGCTGGTGACGAATTTGATGAGTGTATTATTAATTATATGCGCCGTACTTATAACCTTATGATTGGTCCGCGTACTGCTGAAGAAATTAAAATCACTATCG
Encoded here:
- the tig gene encoding trigger factor, yielding MSRNFSNEQFSVNIEEQPGCVVSAEVKTTPQLLDKLHKQAIKKIKKDVVLPGFRKGKAPDDIIISRYPSQVSRELNQLLIQSTYQALSSVGDRRPLSPQAIKSTSVAKADLNEGGQVDFTYEAFPVISDISWGKLALPEEAPIKDITNEEMEKGLLNISYFFATKTPVTRPSQEGDFISLSLHVSKQNEEGTPIAIFENKYFKLCEEEMTDSFKEKFLGISSGHRVTEIITSPDIQSFLNGDVLTFTVNAVIEVVAPELDDEKARQLQAESLEDLKKKLRVQLENQAKDKHHHQRFSEAENALASIVDFDLPTSMFEDRLAMLTREKLLNARLIQYCSDAELEDKKSDLLQEAEAEAKKTLKLYFLANKIFTEEKLVISREELQYMMDVCSRERYGMQPPRDISNEALQELVMAARDRLTYHKAIERVLSKAKELATAPSA
- a CDS encoding DEAD/DEAH box helicase, whose product is MLNFRKLRRDFTANILQDGKELFDQGAVINAKILSMNGESVCIGAQIRGLYDNVYECEIEVDRSKSDTIDSNCDCSYNYDCQHIVALLFYLEKYFNEMVVAYSQEANLETNQEINEEVKKELQETFVVAASREEERKDREHQKEILSEYIHAANVLSANPFFLPQEYLEKNSAELAVLFVSSSDEVFRPNQHVEFQLVLRLPGRSKPFYISNIKTFLEGVLYQEPIILNGRRFFFTMQSFNASDRKLIDLLIRYVRYANQAPEEKLLKSAYLTPTSLGVILAKMHEHQMADRGGGQSGEKESFSGMFCGNLEEPLYWSVSPAKMKFDLDFFDTPYKAVLMTPLILVDDETLQPEQAILLESNVPGIIHKNVYHHFALQIRRAHLRSFSRLRDITIPEALFGSFLENALPVFKEYAEVSNVEVLNSFVTLPYVEDIHGECNISYLDGELEAKLYFIYDSLKIPAAAFSLKYQDVRAFIREDGILARNLVEERKIIEEVFSGFIYDERDGAFHVKSEKKIVEFMTETIPNNQHRITFNCPETLSDQFIYDETVFDLSFREGTEINTYEAELKVNGLLKGISLDLLWDCISAKKRFLELPKKGRVKTSRRGRSAGSAKLPCILVLDLEKISPVIQIFNEIGFKVLDDFVEKCPLWSLTGISPELFKGLPVNFTMTDKLAEIQKQIRGEVDFAFQDVPKQIQATLRSYQTEGIHWLERLRKMHLNGILADDMGLGKTLQAIIAITQSKLEKGKGCSLIVCPTSLVYNWKEEFRKFNPEFKTMIVDGVPSYRRRQLADLSDYDVAITSYNLLQKDIDIYKDFVFDYVVLDEAHHIKNRTTRNAKSVKMIRSGHRLILTGTPIENSLEELWSLFDFLMPGLLSSYDRFVGKYIRTGNYMGNKTDNMIALKKKVAPFILRRMKEDVLEDLPPVSEILYHCHLTESQRELYHSYAASAKKELSRLVKQEGFDRIHIHVLATLTRLKQICCHPAIFAKDVPEPGDSAKYDLLMDLLSSLVETGHKTVLFSQYTKMLSIIKKDLEASGVRFVYLDGSTKNRLELVNQFNEDPGLLVFLISLKAGGTGLNLVGADTVIHYDMWWNPAVENQATDRVHRIGQNRSVSSYKLVTLNTIEEKILTLQNRKKSLVKKVINSDDEVVSKLTWEEVLELLQI
- a CDS encoding rod shape-determining protein gives rise to the protein MSPHRSLFKIKNLSNRLYNKTLGRFDKVFNFFSGNIGIDLGTANTLVYVRGRGIVLSEPSVVAVDAQTHAVLAVGHKAKAMLGKTPRKIMAVRPMKDGVIADFEIAEGMLKALIKRVTPSRSMFRPRILIAVPSGITGVEKRAVEDSALHAGAQEVILIEEPMAAAIGVDLPVHEPAASMIIDIGGGTTEIAIISLGGIVESRSLRIAGDEFDECIINYMRRTYNLMIGPRTAEEIKITIGSAYPLGDHELEMEVRGRDQVAGLPITKRINSVEIRECLAEPIQQIIECVRLTLEKCPPELSADLVERGMVLAGGGALIKGLDKALSKNTGLSVITAPHPLLAVCLGTGKALEHLDQFKKRKGNTV